The Theobroma cacao cultivar B97-61/B2 chromosome 1, Criollo_cocoa_genome_V2, whole genome shotgun sequence genome contains the following window.
ACTCAAGCGCTGGCAATGGTGGCTTTTGGTGGCAATCAATATTTTCTTCCTCATTGCTGGCCAAGCTGCTGCAGTTCTTCTGGGGAGATTTTACTATGATCAGGGTGGAAATAGTAAATGGATGGCCACTCTTGTGCAAACTGCTGGCTTCCCAATCCTTTGcttccctttctttcttcttcgtCCCTCTCGGGAATCTTCAGCTTCTACCACCTCACCTTCCATCAAAACTCTTGCTTTGCTCTACTTTGTTCTTGGAGTACTCGTAGCTGGTGACAATATGTTGTATTCTGTTGGGCTCTTGCACCTCTCAGCCTCTACATATTCCCTCATTTGTGCTACCCAATTAGCTTTTAATgcagttttttctttcttccttaatTCTCAGAAGTTCACTGCTTTAATTCTCAACTCTGTGGTCATTCTTTCATTGTCTGCCGCTCTAATAGCAGTCAATGATGATTCAGAAGGACCATCAGGAGTTTCCAAGGGGAAGTTTCTCCTTGGCTTCCTCTGTACCGTTGGAGCTTCTGCTCTTTACTCTCTTTTGCTCTCCCTCATGCAACTTTCTTTTCA
Protein-coding sequences here:
- the LOC18614553 gene encoding probable purine permease 11 isoform X1 — encoded protein: MTDNQEPILNKDETLMDQTPFLKLKRWQWWLLVAINIFFLIAGQAAAVLLGRFYYDQGGNSKWMATLVQTAGFPILCFPFFLLRPSRESSASTTSPSIKTLALLYFVLGVLVAGDNMLYSVGLLHLSASTYSLICATQLAFNAVFSFFLNSQKFTALILNSVVILSLSAALIAVNDDSEGPSGVSKGKFLLGFLCTVGASALYSLLLSLMQLSFQKVLKKETFSVVLEMQIYTSLVASCVSTVGLFASGEWKTLHHEMKDFNSGRVSYVLTLVWTAVTWQVCAVGVVGLIFVVSSLFSNVISTLSLAVTPLAALVVFHDKMNGVKVIAMLLALCGFASYIYQNYLDDKKARRSQTDVQENHDNSSH
- the LOC18614553 gene encoding probable purine permease 11 isoform X2 produces the protein MDQTPFLKLKRWQWWLLVAINIFFLIAGQAAAVLLGRFYYDQGGNSKWMATLVQTAGFPILCFPFFLLRPSRESSASTTSPSIKTLALLYFVLGVLVAGDNMLYSVGLLHLSASTYSLICATQLAFNAVFSFFLNSQKFTALILNSVVILSLSAALIAVNDDSEGPSGVSKGKFLLGFLCTVGASALYSLLLSLMQLSFQKVLKKETFSVVLEMQIYTSLVASCVSTVGLFASGEWKTLHHEMKDFNSGRVSYVLTLVWTAVTWQVCAVGVVGLIFVVSSLFSNVISTLSLAVTPLAALVVFHDKMNGVKVIAMLLALCGFASYIYQNYLDDKKARRSQTDVQENHDNSSH